From the Candidatus Binataceae bacterium genome, one window contains:
- a CDS encoding SDR family NAD(P)-dependent oxidoreductase, with translation MRLEGKVAVIVGAGQSPGEGIGNGRATVLRFAQEGAKILAVDRDLISAAASAEMAIEAGGECVPFQADVTREATLAAAVNAALERWGRLDILHNNVGVSLAAGDAPVTEISEEIFDRICAINLRGAIMACKHALPIMRRQRGGVIINISSTAAYEDYPTVGYKATKAALIAFTQQLAIQNAEFGIRVNVILPGLIDTPMAVDTRARVWGKSRAEVVAMRNARVPLGARMGSAWDVANAALFLASDEAGFITGAALPVDGGRLLKVG, from the coding sequence ATGCGCCTTGAGGGCAAAGTGGCAGTGATCGTTGGTGCTGGTCAGAGTCCAGGTGAAGGAATCGGCAATGGGCGCGCCACGGTGCTGCGCTTTGCGCAGGAAGGGGCGAAAATTCTCGCCGTCGATCGGGACCTGATCTCGGCTGCCGCAAGTGCCGAGATGGCGATCGAGGCGGGCGGTGAATGCGTTCCGTTCCAGGCCGACGTCACGCGTGAGGCTACGCTGGCGGCGGCTGTGAATGCCGCGCTCGAACGCTGGGGCCGACTCGACATCCTGCACAACAACGTCGGCGTGAGTCTGGCTGCGGGCGACGCGCCGGTGACGGAGATTAGCGAGGAGATCTTCGACCGAATCTGCGCGATCAACCTGCGTGGCGCAATCATGGCGTGCAAGCATGCTCTGCCGATCATGCGCCGGCAGCGTGGCGGCGTGATTATCAATATTTCCTCTACCGCAGCTTATGAGGATTACCCCACGGTCGGTTACAAGGCGACCAAGGCCGCGCTGATCGCTTTCACCCAGCAACTGGCGATTCAAAACGCCGAATTCGGCATCCGCGTCAACGTGATTTTACCCGGACTGATCGACACGCCGATGGCGGTCGACACCCGCGCCCGGGTGTGGGGCAAAAGTCGGGCGGAAGTAGTCGCGATGCGCAATGCGCGAGTTCCTTTAGGTGCTCGCATGGGCAGCGCATGGGACGTCGCCAATGCGGCGCTTTTTCTTGCCTCCGACGAAGCCGGCTTTATCACCGGAGCCGCGCTGCCGGTGGACGGGGGTCGGTTGCTTAAGGTCGGATAG
- a CDS encoding mismatch-specific DNA-glycosylase — protein MLRDVIGANPVVLLVGINPSLHSERLGHHFAGPGNPFWRLLHASGLVPIALTCAEDQRLSEFGLALTNLCARASASAAELRRDEFEEGKRQLRSKIERLKPKFVVFVGLSAYQQFFGKSRSGGAGLKEERIAGARVFVLPNPSGRNASFPGFEDKLRWFRRLAELLAAEPL, from the coding sequence ATGCTGCGCGATGTGATAGGCGCCAATCCCGTGGTGCTTTTGGTTGGAATCAACCCTAGCTTGCATTCCGAGCGGCTGGGCCATCATTTTGCCGGGCCCGGCAATCCGTTTTGGCGCCTGCTGCATGCAAGCGGCCTGGTGCCGATCGCGCTGACCTGCGCCGAGGATCAGCGTCTGTCTGAGTTTGGCTTGGCCCTGACCAATCTTTGCGCGCGCGCCTCGGCCAGCGCCGCGGAACTGCGGCGCGACGAGTTCGAGGAGGGCAAGCGGCAGCTGCGGAGCAAGATCGAGCGGCTCAAACCCAAGTTCGTGGTCTTTGTTGGCTTGAGCGCCTACCAGCAATTCTTCGGCAAGAGCCGCAGCGGCGGAGCCGGGCTTAAAGAGGAGCGGATCGCCGGCGCGCGAGTTTTTGTTCTGCCCAACCCCAGCGGGCGCAACGCCAGCTTTCCCGGCTTCGAGGACAAGTTGCGATGGTTCAGGCGCCTGGCCGAACTGCTCGCCGCGGAGCCGCTTTGA
- a CDS encoding HlyD family secretion protein: protein MNRNFLRRLVVIALVPVIVTAGALFGWPYYRYLASHVSTDDAYVDGTSATIAARVAGTVVAVGVKSNWSVKRGQVLARLDPRDYQVALEQAQAQLERARQSVDSLYAGYQSAQSALALTQAELRQAKLDYDRAKSLRVLGVIAQEKLDQAATAYRSAQAERGLAEHALEQARASLGASAEDHDRYDRPIVHQAQAALDAARLQLSYTVIRAPLDGIVTNKHIALGDRVQAGEPLMTLVPPPARLYVTANFKETQLRDVRVGQPVTMSADAYPGYVYRAHVDSIGMGTGSAFALLPPENATGNWVKVVQRVPVKIVLDGPPPARMPLRIGLSMDVSIDVSDRHGSVLASQGQEDQGVLAARDPQRNQDSTALAR, encoded by the coding sequence ATGAACAGGAATTTTCTGCGTCGCTTAGTGGTGATTGCGCTGGTCCCGGTTATCGTGACCGCGGGCGCGCTCTTTGGGTGGCCCTATTATCGCTATCTGGCAAGCCACGTCTCCACCGACGACGCCTATGTGGACGGAACCTCGGCTACGATTGCCGCGCGAGTAGCGGGCACGGTGGTGGCAGTCGGGGTTAAAAGCAACTGGTCGGTCAAACGTGGCCAGGTGCTGGCGCGCTTGGACCCGCGCGATTACCAGGTCGCGCTGGAACAGGCGCAGGCCCAGTTGGAGCGGGCGCGCCAGAGCGTCGACAGCCTGTATGCCGGCTATCAATCGGCGCAATCGGCGCTGGCGCTGACCCAGGCCGAGTTGCGCCAGGCCAAGCTGGACTACGACCGCGCCAAGAGCTTGCGAGTGCTAGGAGTAATTGCCCAGGAGAAGCTGGATCAGGCCGCTACCGCCTATCGTTCCGCGCAGGCCGAGCGGGGACTGGCCGAGCATGCGCTGGAACAGGCGCGCGCCTCCCTGGGCGCGTCGGCCGAGGATCACGATCGTTACGATCGGCCGATCGTCCACCAGGCGCAGGCCGCCTTGGATGCCGCCCGCTTGCAACTCAGCTACACCGTAATTCGCGCTCCGCTTGACGGGATCGTGACTAATAAGCACATCGCATTGGGCGACCGCGTGCAGGCGGGGGAACCCTTGATGACTCTGGTGCCGCCTCCGGCGCGGCTTTACGTTACCGCCAACTTCAAGGAAACCCAATTGCGTGATGTCCGGGTCGGGCAGCCGGTGACGATGAGCGCTGATGCCTATCCGGGCTACGTATATCGTGCTCACGTCGATTCGATTGGAATGGGCACCGGTTCGGCCTTTGCCCTACTGCCGCCCGAAAACGCCACCGGCAACTGGGTTAAGGTGGTTCAGCGGGTCCCGGTCAAGATCGTGCTGGACGGCCCGCCTCCGGCCCGGATGCCGTTGCGAATCGGGCTTTCGATGGACGTTTCCATCGATGTCAGCGACCGGCACGGCTCGGTGCTGGCCTCGCAGGGGCAGGAGGACCAAGGCGTTTTGGCGGCGCGCGATCCGCAGCGCAATCAGGACAGCACGGCGCTGGCGCGGTGA
- a CDS encoding TetR/AcrR family transcriptional regulator, which produces MPRIAADKREQHTEARCEQILHAALLLFARKGFAETTMEEVAAEANLAKGSLYLYFPSKDALLEQLLRGNLLLPGGTELLASLRYLPARTAIPKLVLTLWRTLKERKPITRLVVREILSRPDRARLYLEQVRLPALRALAECLGHWMDRGELRRGDPMVASQCLFGMLWYLIQSQEFLGEGDEGPSDETIEQMVATIFLDGAAARESQAPGKHQ; this is translated from the coding sequence ATGCCGCGAATCGCCGCCGATAAGCGCGAGCAACATACCGAAGCGCGTTGTGAGCAGATCCTCCACGCCGCCTTGCTGCTGTTCGCCCGCAAGGGCTTCGCCGAAACCACCATGGAGGAGGTCGCGGCCGAGGCTAATCTCGCCAAAGGCAGTCTTTATTTGTATTTTCCAAGTAAAGACGCGCTTTTGGAGCAACTGCTCCGGGGCAACCTGCTGCTTCCTGGCGGTACGGAATTGCTAGCTTCCTTGCGCTATCTACCGGCCCGGACGGCGATTCCCAAGCTGGTTCTTACGCTGTGGCGCACGCTCAAGGAGCGCAAGCCGATTACTCGTCTGGTAGTGCGCGAAATTTTGAGCCGGCCCGATCGTGCCCGGCTTTATCTGGAGCAGGTGCGCTTGCCCGCTTTGCGCGCCCTGGCCGAATGCCTGGGCCACTGGATGGATCGCGGTGAGCTACGCCGAGGCGACCCGATGGTGGCCTCGCAATGTCTATTCGGGATGTTGTGGTACCTCATCCAGTCGCAGGAGTTCTTGGGGGAGGGGGACGAAGGACCATCTGACGAGACGATCGAGCAGATGGTTGCGACCATTTTTCTTGATGGCGCCGCGGCGCGGGAGAGCCAGGCGCCCGGAAAACACCAATGA
- a CDS encoding DHA2 family efflux MFS transporter permease subunit: protein MAFAVMLGATLEVLDTSIVNVCLPHMQGSFSASVDEVTWVLTSYIVANGIMIPLTGWISARFGRKRYFLTSVVVFVIASGLCGAAGSLSQMVVFRLIQGAAGAAMIPSSQAILMETFPPEEQGMAMALWGVGLMAAPVLGPTLGGWITDNWNWRWNFYINLPTGILAAIMVTTFVHDPEYLRQSRKQARRIDYWGIAYLTLGLGLLQIVLDRGQRADWFNASWVCLFTAGAALALILLVIHELRFPEPILDLSILKIVNFDVAVIVIMGLVLIVYGTNLLNPLFFQDLLGYSAWDAGLAVVPRGAGTLCAMLMVGEMSRRGWDTRFLVGLGFVVLSYAVWQMGQWTLAVGMNNLVAPVFISGVGGGLIFPIMSASTLSCVEPQRMGYAASLYNMMRNTGSAIGISMVSNLLNSREQIHQSYLAGHFQIFDAWRIDQMARAPGAPRLNLIPGLTTHQMRGYGLLYHQMVQQAQLMAYNDIYRLLAVGALLFVPGFLLLRRVGSGGGTTMH, encoded by the coding sequence GTGGCATTCGCCGTAATGTTGGGCGCGACGTTGGAGGTGCTCGACACCTCGATCGTCAACGTCTGCCTGCCCCACATGCAAGGAAGCTTCTCGGCCAGTGTGGACGAAGTCACCTGGGTCTTGACCAGCTATATCGTGGCCAACGGGATCATGATTCCGCTGACCGGGTGGATTTCGGCCCGCTTCGGTCGCAAGCGGTACTTTCTGACTTCGGTAGTGGTCTTCGTGATCGCCTCGGGGCTGTGCGGCGCGGCCGGCTCGCTGAGTCAGATGGTGGTCTTTCGTCTGATTCAAGGCGCGGCGGGAGCGGCGATGATTCCCTCTTCGCAAGCGATTTTGATGGAGACCTTTCCGCCCGAAGAGCAAGGTATGGCGATGGCGCTGTGGGGTGTGGGGCTGATGGCGGCGCCAGTCCTGGGGCCGACTCTGGGCGGCTGGATCACAGACAACTGGAACTGGCGCTGGAATTTCTACATCAACCTGCCCACCGGCATTCTGGCCGCGATCATGGTCACCACCTTCGTCCACGATCCCGAGTACCTGCGCCAGTCGCGCAAGCAGGCGCGCCGAATCGATTATTGGGGTATTGCCTACCTTACGCTGGGCTTGGGCCTGCTACAGATCGTGCTGGATCGCGGGCAGCGCGCCGATTGGTTTAATGCCTCATGGGTCTGCCTGTTCACCGCCGGCGCGGCGTTGGCGCTCATCCTGCTGGTGATTCACGAATTGCGCTTTCCCGAACCGATTCTCGATCTCAGCATCCTCAAGATCGTCAATTTCGACGTTGCCGTAATCGTAATCATGGGGCTGGTGCTGATCGTGTATGGCACCAATCTACTCAATCCCCTGTTCTTTCAGGATCTCCTCGGCTACTCGGCCTGGGACGCAGGGTTGGCGGTGGTGCCGCGTGGAGCGGGCACGTTGTGCGCGATGCTAATGGTGGGTGAGATGTCGCGCCGAGGCTGGGACACCCGCTTTCTGGTCGGCCTGGGCTTCGTCGTCCTGAGCTATGCGGTGTGGCAAATGGGGCAATGGACCCTGGCGGTGGGTATGAACAATCTGGTGGCCCCGGTGTTTATCTCCGGCGTGGGCGGTGGGCTGATCTTTCCCATCATGTCGGCCTCCACTCTGTCCTGCGTGGAACCGCAACGGATGGGCTACGCGGCGAGCTTATACAACATGATGCGCAATACCGGCTCTGCGATCGGCATCTCTATGGTTTCCAATCTGCTCAACAGCCGCGAGCAGATCCATCAGTCATATCTGGCCGGCCATTTCCAGATCTTCGACGCCTGGCGGATAGATCAGATGGCGCGCGCACCGGGCGCGCCACGACTCAATCTGATCCCGGGCCTGACAACCCATCAGATGCGGGGCTACGGCCTACTCTACCATCAGATGGTGCAGCAGGCGCAGTTGATGGCCTACAACGATATCTATCGGCTGCTGGCCGTGGGCGCGCTACTGTTCGTGCCCGGTTTCTTACTCTTGCGGCGGGTAGGCAGCGGCGGCGGCACAACGATGCATTAG
- a CDS encoding Rieske 2Fe-2S domain-containing protein gives MDAEQSKLLVEVSAGTPMGILLRSFWQPIAVADKLAPGQARGLRVMNEELTLFRGQSGRFYLVGGRCAHRGTVLHTGWVQGEQIRCMYHGWRYAGTGQCTEMPAETHPRPELVKIAGYPLHEYCGVLFAYMGEGPAPSFELPRKDSLEEPGCFILHQEQVWDCHWFQQIENSLDAAHVSYVHMWGKLGRFGEEITAASPELSYEETSAGIRQIARRPGNNVRVSDWTFPNNNHIVSAGLVKGEPWFHTSVWAVPIDERNTRRFTIVAIPPTAAATAELMAAEMANNYDPSQHYDELFDRHHVPKQGEGYGLTSTQDYVALRGQGAIADRGAERLGRTDAGIALLRKIFLRELAAIRAGKPPKPWRKLQEAPDMPSPPAAQSAAR, from the coding sequence GTGGACGCAGAGCAATCCAAGCTGCTGGTGGAAGTTTCAGCCGGCACTCCGATGGGCATCCTGTTACGAAGTTTCTGGCAGCCCATCGCGGTGGCCGACAAGCTGGCGCCGGGCCAGGCGCGCGGCTTGCGCGTGATGAATGAGGAGCTGACGCTTTTCCGCGGTCAGAGCGGGCGCTTTTATCTTGTAGGCGGCCGCTGCGCCCATCGCGGCACCGTGCTGCATACGGGCTGGGTTCAGGGCGAACAGATTCGCTGCATGTATCACGGCTGGCGCTACGCGGGAACGGGCCAATGCACCGAGATGCCGGCAGAAACCCATCCGCGCCCCGAGCTGGTCAAGATCGCAGGCTATCCGCTGCATGAATATTGCGGCGTGCTGTTCGCATACATGGGCGAAGGACCTGCACCCAGCTTCGAGCTGCCGCGCAAGGACAGCTTGGAGGAACCCGGCTGTTTCATTCTCCATCAGGAGCAGGTGTGGGACTGCCATTGGTTCCAGCAGATCGAAAATTCCCTGGACGCGGCCCACGTCAGCTACGTCCATATGTGGGGCAAGCTCGGCCGCTTCGGCGAGGAAATTACCGCGGCCAGTCCAGAGCTGTCCTACGAGGAGACCAGCGCGGGTATTCGGCAGATCGCGCGGCGGCCGGGCAACAACGTGCGGGTCAGCGACTGGACCTTTCCCAACAACAATCACATCGTCTCGGCCGGCTTGGTCAAGGGCGAACCCTGGTTCCATACCAGCGTGTGGGCGGTGCCGATCGATGAGCGCAACACGCGCCGCTTCACTATCGTCGCTATTCCGCCCACGGCCGCCGCCACCGCCGAGCTAATGGCGGCCGAAATGGCCAACAATTACGACCCCTCTCAACATTACGACGAACTGTTCGACCGCCATCACGTGCCCAAGCAGGGCGAAGGTTACGGCTTGACCTCGACCCAGGATTACGTGGCGCTGCGCGGCCAGGGGGCAATCGCCGATCGGGGTGCCGAGCGGCTTGGACGCACCGACGCCGGAATCGCGCTGCTCCGCAAAATCTTCCTGCGCGAGCTGGCAGCAATTCGCGCAGGCAAGCCGCCCAAGCCTTGGCGCAAGCTGCAAGAAGCTCCCGACATGCCCTCGCCGCCGGCGGCGCAAAGCGCGGCCCGCTGA
- a CDS encoding thiamine pyrophosphate-requiring protein, with the protein MKVTEAIARVLKAEGIEFLVCYPRQLLIDACTEVGIRPIICRQERVGAGIADGISRSTNGARIGVFAMQGGPGVENSFAGVAQLFADNVPVLILPAGQATGRRYTPPTFSAVDNFAHITKFAAELNQPRRVGELMRRAFQQLRSGKPGPVLLELPGDISEAELEGELDYTPVKPLRTGPDPAEVRTMAELLLAAKCPVIHAGQGILYAGASAELVKLAELIDAPVLTTNTGKSAFPEDHPLSLGGSAISAPKAAFHFLRQADPIVGIGTSFSRTPWGPQIPAGKTILHMTNDPGDINKEFATRAALLGDAKLVLEALIAEIGPRRRRTGMASQVRALKEEWQKEWAPELTSSEVPINQYRIIHDLIGAVDPANTIATHDSGSPREQVVPFWPCVTPRGYLGWGKSTQLGHGLGLIMGAKLAHPDKLCVNFMGDAAMGQVGMDLETAVRNRIGILTIVFNNGVMAGERASMPKSIEKHHALDLGGNYCEVAKGLGGWATRIERAEAFLPALREALEVTRANHPALIECVAKQCYHFSRY; encoded by the coding sequence ATGAAAGTTACCGAAGCGATCGCACGGGTACTCAAGGCGGAGGGGATTGAGTTCCTGGTCTGTTATCCTCGCCAATTGCTGATCGACGCCTGCACCGAAGTGGGAATCCGCCCGATCATCTGCCGCCAGGAACGGGTGGGCGCGGGGATCGCCGACGGCATCAGCCGCTCTACCAACGGCGCGCGTATCGGCGTATTTGCGATGCAGGGGGGACCGGGGGTGGAAAACTCCTTTGCCGGAGTAGCTCAGCTCTTCGCCGATAACGTGCCTGTACTGATCCTGCCGGCGGGGCAGGCGACGGGCCGGCGCTACACCCCACCGACGTTCTCCGCGGTGGACAATTTCGCGCACATCACCAAGTTCGCCGCCGAACTCAATCAGCCGCGCCGAGTGGGCGAATTGATGCGCCGCGCGTTTCAGCAATTGCGCTCGGGCAAGCCGGGGCCGGTGCTGCTGGAGCTGCCCGGCGACATAAGCGAAGCAGAGTTGGAGGGCGAGCTCGATTACACTCCGGTCAAGCCACTGCGCACCGGCCCCGATCCGGCTGAGGTGCGTACCATGGCCGAGTTGCTGTTGGCAGCCAAATGCCCGGTGATCCATGCCGGCCAGGGTATTCTTTATGCTGGTGCGAGCGCGGAATTGGTCAAGCTGGCTGAACTGATCGACGCCCCGGTGCTGACCACCAACACCGGCAAGAGCGCTTTTCCCGAGGACCATCCCCTATCCCTGGGCGGTTCGGCAATTTCGGCTCCCAAGGCAGCATTCCATTTTCTCCGCCAGGCTGATCCGATCGTCGGAATCGGCACCAGCTTCAGCCGCACTCCCTGGGGGCCACAGATCCCAGCCGGCAAGACTATCCTGCACATGACCAACGATCCGGGCGACATCAACAAGGAGTTCGCCACACGAGCCGCGCTTCTGGGCGACGCCAAATTGGTGCTGGAAGCCTTGATCGCTGAGATCGGCCCGCGCCGGCGGCGCACCGGGATGGCTTCGCAGGTGCGCGCGCTCAAGGAAGAATGGCAAAAGGAATGGGCGCCAGAGCTGACTTCCAGTGAAGTGCCAATCAATCAATATCGCATCATTCACGACTTGATTGGCGCGGTCGATCCGGCCAACACTATCGCCACCCACGACTCGGGCAGTCCACGCGAGCAGGTGGTTCCGTTCTGGCCCTGCGTTACCCCGCGCGGCTATTTGGGATGGGGCAAGTCCACCCAGCTAGGGCACGGGCTGGGGCTAATCATGGGAGCCAAGCTTGCCCACCCTGACAAACTATGTGTCAACTTCATGGGCGATGCGGCGATGGGCCAGGTGGGAATGGATCTGGAGACCGCGGTGCGCAACCGGATCGGGATCCTGACGATCGTATTCAATAATGGCGTGATGGCGGGCGAGCGAGCCTCGATGCCCAAATCGATCGAGAAACATCACGCGCTCGATCTGGGTGGCAACTACTGCGAGGTCGCCAAGGGGCTGGGCGGATGGGCCACTCGGATCGAGCGCGCCGAGGCGTTTTTGCCCGCCCTGCGCGAAGCGTTGGAAGTTACCCGCGCCAACCATCCCGCGCTGATCGAATGCGTGGCCAAGCAGTGTTATCACTTCTCGCGCTACTGA
- a CDS encoding MFS transporter has product MKPTAAVPAATLRKVIVAALAGSMFEWYDFLLFPALVVFFSEQFFPPGNPTANLLAGLVTYSVSYVVRPLGAFVFGHFGDRAGRKNTFLVSITMMGGATAAIGLLPTFAQIGWMAPAMLVALRLTQGLSMAGEYSGAATYVAEHASDGRRGYQTSWVQIAVFLGVALSGATILITRLSMTQPQFMSWGWRLPFLLSIVILAISIYIRYGLEESPVFREMRQAHQGSRAPVAETFGSLRNLRYVAIAFMMCSGQVVVGFMTTYSLIFLLAVLKVGYATTYSLILVSQVIAFPMAIASGWLSDFVGRKWIMLGGCLLGALTYFPLFAALTRAANPALADFQARVPVTIAADSCHLHFLVTAATKLSACDRARDFLTSKGISYRSLPGTAEGTIVTIGTRKLHGFDATQYMAALRAQGYPPGADPHRIDKLKVELILVAIILYATMTFGPLGAFLTEQFPTRIRFSAVSIAYNFGAGWVGGLTPFFISILSVRAGDIFFGLWFPVIACSLVFVLGALLIEEGHNRAIREVWTVEEPSLQARVRL; this is encoded by the coding sequence ATGAAGCCCACCGCCGCCGTCCCCGCCGCCACGCTGCGCAAAGTTATCGTGGCGGCGCTGGCCGGCAGCATGTTCGAGTGGTACGACTTCCTGCTTTTCCCGGCCTTGGTGGTTTTTTTCAGCGAGCAGTTCTTCCCCCCCGGCAATCCCACCGCCAATCTGCTCGCAGGACTGGTCACTTACAGCGTCTCTTACGTCGTGCGCCCGCTGGGGGCTTTCGTCTTCGGCCATTTCGGCGATCGCGCGGGACGCAAGAACACCTTCCTGGTGAGCATAACAATGATGGGAGGGGCCACCGCCGCGATCGGCCTGCTACCCACCTTCGCCCAGATTGGCTGGATGGCGCCGGCGATGCTGGTGGCATTGCGCCTGACCCAGGGACTCTCGATGGCGGGCGAGTACAGCGGCGCCGCCACCTACGTTGCCGAGCATGCTAGCGACGGGCGGCGCGGCTATCAAACCTCGTGGGTGCAGATCGCGGTTTTCCTGGGCGTGGCGCTGTCGGGCGCCACCATCCTGATCACGCGCCTTTCGATGACCCAGCCTCAATTCATGAGCTGGGGCTGGCGGCTGCCCTTTCTGCTCTCCATAGTGATTTTGGCGATCTCGATCTACATCCGCTACGGGCTGGAAGAATCGCCGGTCTTTCGCGAGATGCGCCAGGCCCACCAGGGCTCGCGCGCGCCAGTGGCCGAAACCTTCGGCAGCCTGCGCAACCTGCGCTATGTCGCGATCGCCTTCATGATGTGCAGCGGACAGGTGGTGGTCGGATTCATGACGACCTATTCGTTGATCTTCCTGCTTGCCGTGCTCAAGGTGGGATATGCAACCACTTACAGCTTGATCCTGGTCTCGCAAGTAATAGCCTTCCCAATGGCGATCGCCAGCGGCTGGCTGTCAGATTTCGTCGGTCGAAAATGGATCATGCTGGGCGGCTGTCTGCTTGGTGCCCTGACCTATTTTCCGCTCTTCGCCGCGCTGACCCGCGCGGCCAATCCGGCGCTGGCCGACTTTCAGGCCCGCGTGCCGGTGACTATCGCCGCCGATAGCTGCCATCTCCATTTCCTGGTGACCGCGGCCACCAAGCTGAGTGCCTGCGACCGGGCGCGGGATTTTCTTACCAGCAAAGGGATCAGCTATCGCTCGCTGCCGGGCACGGCCGAGGGCACCATCGTGACCATCGGCACACGCAAGCTGCATGGTTTTGACGCGACCCAATATATGGCGGCGCTGCGCGCGCAAGGCTATCCGCCCGGCGCTGATCCGCACCGAATCGACAAACTAAAAGTCGAGCTGATCCTGGTGGCGATTATTCTGTACGCGACCATGACCTTCGGTCCACTGGGCGCGTTCCTGACCGAACAATTTCCCACCCGCATTCGCTTCAGCGCGGTTTCGATCGCCTACAACTTTGGCGCCGGATGGGTCGGCGGCCTGACTCCTTTTTTCATCTCGATACTTTCGGTGCGAGCTGGCGATATCTTCTTTGGCCTGTGGTTTCCGGTCATCGCGTGCAGCTTGGTCTTCGTGCTCGGCGCCTTGTTGATTGAGGAGGGGCACAACCGTGCGATCCGCGAAGTGTGGACAGTTGAAGAACCGTCGCTGCAAGCGCGTGTTCGGCTCTGA
- a CDS encoding DnaJ domain-containing protein, producing MPKRDLYRVLGVSANAAPGEIKRAYRRIAFTVHPDVGERPDPERFREIHEAYEILSNPDRRRTYDVEIAVQQPFSAQPLRARREPVAVRDDFLAVQRSLGSLFDQIEQHFFGYRTKNGGPPRRLGVEAVLDAEEARFGCRVPFSVFCYVTCQRCGGRGEGWSLCPDCYGDGVVESTREVVIDIPPGASDGDRFEVLSDAGITNLLLEVRVTVT from the coding sequence ATGCCCAAGCGAGACCTGTATCGAGTTCTTGGCGTTTCAGCAAATGCGGCGCCGGGTGAGATCAAGCGAGCCTATCGGCGAATCGCCTTCACCGTCCATCCCGACGTGGGCGAGCGTCCCGATCCGGAACGCTTCCGAGAAATCCACGAAGCCTACGAGATCTTAAGCAATCCCGACCGGCGCCGCACCTATGACGTTGAGATTGCTGTCCAACAACCCTTTTCGGCCCAGCCCTTGCGGGCGAGGCGAGAACCGGTTGCGGTTCGCGATGATTTCCTCGCGGTTCAACGTTCACTTGGATCGCTGTTCGATCAGATCGAGCAGCATTTCTTCGGATATCGGACGAAGAACGGCGGGCCTCCACGACGGCTCGGGGTGGAAGCGGTGCTCGACGCTGAGGAGGCGCGTTTTGGCTGTCGGGTGCCATTCAGCGTCTTCTGTTACGTCACCTGTCAACGCTGCGGTGGAAGGGGCGAAGGGTGGAGTCTATGTCCGGACTGTTATGGGGACGGAGTTGTCGAAAGCACGCGTGAAGTGGTCATCGATATTCCGCCCGGCGCGAGTGACGGCGACAGATTCGAAGTTCTGAGCGACGCTGGAATAACGAATTTGCTGTTAGAAGTGCGGGTGACCGTGACGTGA
- a CDS encoding Hsp20/alpha crystallin family protein: protein MAEKETREIATKEKQQVAKPQEQTRPGRYYVPDVNIYEFDDSLKLWADMPGVKEKDVNVTLKDGVLTIVGKVATEMYAGLRPMYTEYNVGNYYREFALNEDIDEAKIRATLRSGVLELELPKKEQAKPRRIEVRSA, encoded by the coding sequence ATGGCAGAAAAAGAAACTCGTGAGATCGCCACCAAGGAGAAGCAGCAGGTGGCCAAGCCGCAGGAACAAACTCGTCCCGGACGGTATTATGTGCCTGACGTGAACATCTACGAGTTTGATGATTCATTAAAGCTTTGGGCCGACATGCCAGGTGTCAAGGAGAAGGATGTAAATGTGACGCTCAAGGATGGCGTGCTGACGATAGTCGGCAAGGTTGCCACCGAGATGTATGCGGGACTGCGCCCGATGTATACTGAGTATAACGTCGGCAACTACTACCGCGAGTTTGCGCTGAACGAAGACATCGACGAGGCGAAGATAAGGGCTACCCTGCGTAGCGGCGTGCTCGAACTCGAATTGCCCAAGAAAGAGCAAGCTAAACCCCGGCGAATCGAGGTTCGTAGCGCGTAG
- a CDS encoding Hsp20/alpha crystallin family protein: MALLRFDTSPDSFGSLVSLQQELERFMRNPAFAMGPSGFGAYPPVNIFESSEGALIIAEAPGLNAAKLNLSGTGHTLTVSGERIFEPDGNGWGYHRRELNKGKFSRSIHLPENYELANAEARYEAGLLIIRVPRAERAKPRQIAVQTA, from the coding sequence ATGGCTTTGTTGAGATTCGACACCAGCCCGGACTCGTTTGGGTCTTTAGTGAGCCTACAGCAAGAGCTCGAGCGATTCATGCGAAATCCGGCGTTCGCGATGGGGCCATCGGGGTTCGGTGCCTACCCGCCGGTCAACATCTTTGAATCGTCCGAGGGCGCTTTGATCATTGCCGAGGCTCCCGGTCTGAACGCGGCGAAGCTGAACCTCAGCGGGACCGGGCACACCTTGACCGTCAGTGGCGAGCGAATCTTCGAGCCGGACGGTAATGGTTGGGGGTATCATCGACGCGAACTCAACAAGGGGAAGTTCTCTCGGTCGATTCACTTGCCTGAAAATTATGAGCTCGCAAACGCCGAGGCCCGCTACGAGGCCGGGTTACTGATTATTCGCGTTCCAAGGGCCGAGCGTGCCAAGCCGCGGCAGATTGCCGTCCAAACGGCGTGA